Proteins encoded in a region of the Clostridium butyricum genome:
- a CDS encoding methyl-accepting chemotaxis protein yields MKIMADTIASISEKTNLLALNAAIEAARAGEQGKGFAVVAEEVKKLAEQSSQAVNSIQNTISKVQQAFKSSIENGKDLLEFINKNVNMQLDTLRFLHGDKLL; encoded by the coding sequence ATTAAAATTATGGCAGATACTATTGCAAGCATATCAGAAAAAACAAATTTACTTGCATTAAATGCAGCAATAGAAGCAGCAAGAGCTGGAGAACAAGGAAAAGGATTTGCAGTAGTTGCAGAAGAAGTAAAAAAGCTTGCCGAACAATCATCACAGGCTGTGAACTCAATTCAAAATACTATTTCAAAAGTTCAACAAGCATTTAAAAGTAGTATAGAAAATGGTAAAGACTTGCTAGAATTTATAAATAAAAATGTAAATATGCAGCTTGATACTCTTAGATTTTTACATGGAGATAAATTATTATGA
- a CDS encoding N-acetylmuramoyl-L-alanine amidase, with protein MSKFLISVGHTASGQTGCGAVGLLDESNCTREIAPLVVKKLQSLGNTAIKLQIDSGSSTDYVTRVSQANLEGGDYFVEIHLNAGGGTGCEVYTTNGSSASSLAQKVSSSIASNLGITNRGYKTSSGLYVLNHTSMAAMLIECCFVDNEIDYKAYNAEIIASAIVEGLTGQSTFYGNGTWIADNNGWWFKYSDGTWPTGWAKLPIGNNNSNLGWFLFDSKGYMKTQWENPDGNWYYLGEDNDGRARQNEWAYDSKTSKWYYFNDNCAMVQSKWIKYKNEWYYLNRDGSMATGWLQDGSKLYLLYSNGVMAHDTVLYGYKFDYDGVAAKV; from the coding sequence ATGAGCAAATTTTTAATTTCTGTAGGGCATACAGCAAGTGGACAGACAGGTTGCGGAGCAGTAGGGTTATTGGATGAATCAAATTGTACAAGAGAAATAGCTCCTTTGGTTGTAAAAAAGCTTCAATCTCTAGGGAATACAGCAATTAAGCTTCAGATAGACTCTGGAAGTTCTACAGATTATGTTACAAGAGTTTCTCAGGCTAATTTAGAAGGCGGAGACTATTTTGTTGAAATACATCTTAATGCAGGGGGAGGAACTGGTTGTGAAGTTTATACAACAAATGGATCATCAGCTTCAAGTTTAGCTCAAAAAGTTTCAAGCTCTATTGCAAGTAATTTAGGTATTACAAATAGAGGGTATAAAACTAGTAGTGGACTTTACGTATTAAATCATACTTCTATGGCTGCAATGCTTATTGAATGTTGCTTTGTTGACAATGAAATAGATTATAAGGCTTATAATGCAGAAATAATCGCATCAGCTATTGTTGAAGGGCTTACAGGACAGAGTACATTTTATGGCAATGGAACATGGATAGCTGATAATAATGGATGGTGGTTTAAGTATTCTGATGGAACATGGCCAACAGGATGGGCTAAGTTACCAATTGGCAATAATAATTCTAATTTAGGGTGGTTTTTATTTGATTCAAAAGGATATATGAAGACACAATGGGAAAATCCAGATGGAAACTGGTATTACCTAGGTGAAGATAATGATGGAAGAGCACGCCAAAATGAATGGGCTTATGACAGTAAGACAAGCAAGTGGTATTATTTTAATGATAATTGTGCTATGGTACAGTCTAAATGGATAAAATATAAAAATGAATGGTATTATCTAAATAGGGATGGGTCTATGGCAACAGGTTGGCTTCAAGATGGAAGTAAATTATACCTTCTTTACAGTAATGGTGTTATGGCTCATGATACTGTGCTTTATGGATATAAATTTGATTATGATGGAGTTGCAGCAAAAGTATAA
- a CDS encoding TIGR04076 family protein encodes MKKCKIEVLKTTFHEDLAKKYGCKNIGKCPMHKVGDLFYGDYSKPEGLCDEAWKAMYQYVFAISHGAEKFYYEDWIEKEGVAICSCNDGIRPVIFKIEKTDIESSIDYELIR; translated from the coding sequence ATGAAAAAGTGTAAGATAGAGGTATTAAAAACAACCTTTCATGAAGATTTAGCAAAAAAATATGGTTGTAAAAACATTGGAAAGTGTCCTATGCATAAGGTAGGAGATCTGTTCTATGGAGATTATTCAAAACCAGAGGGTTTGTGTGATGAAGCATGGAAGGCAATGTATCAATATGTATTTGCTATATCCCATGGTGCTGAAAAGTTTTATTATGAAGATTGGATAGAAAAAGAAGGTGTTGCAATATGCTCTTGTAACGATGGAATAAGACCTGTTATTTTTAAAATAGAAAAAACAGATATAGAATCTTCTATTGATTATGAACTTATTAGATAA
- a CDS encoding fasciclin domain-containing protein: MKKKIRIFIMLQVMVLLLNINWVNCYAQTQVISLTQEQQNNSKDIVDIASEDGRFKTLVTALKASGLVDTLKGEGPFTVFAPTDDAFAKLPQNTVNDLLKPENKDTLVKILTYHVAPQKLTAADVLKLNGKELTMSNGEKAKIEVKNNEVYIDGAKVIITDIMAKNGVIHVIDTVMMP, encoded by the coding sequence ATGAAAAAGAAAATTAGAATATTTATAATGTTGCAAGTAATGGTGTTGTTACTTAATATTAATTGGGTAAATTGTTATGCTCAAACCCAAGTTATTTCTTTAACACAAGAACAACAAAATAATTCAAAAGATATTGTTGATATTGCTAGTGAAGATGGCAGATTTAAAACTCTAGTAACCGCTTTAAAAGCTTCAGGGTTAGTTGATACCCTTAAAGGTGAAGGCCCATTTACAGTATTTGCACCTACGGATGATGCTTTTGCAAAGCTTCCACAAAATACAGTCAATGATCTTCTAAAACCAGAAAATAAGGATACTCTCGTTAAGATTTTAACTTATCATGTTGCACCTCAAAAGCTTACTGCAGCAGATGTATTAAAGTTAAATGGTAAGGAATTAACAATGTCAAATGGGGAGAAAGCTAAAATAGAAGTAAAAAATAATGAAGTATATATTGATGGTGCTAAAGTTATAATTACTGATATTATGGCTAAAAATGGAGTGATACATGTAATAGATACAGTTATGATGCCATAG
- a CDS encoding DUF4362 domain-containing protein codes for MKRWTLSIIIITLILNINGCTANRSGHNDTNNQEGTLNEINSTNVESNFNKNNQEENKKLSFNELINLDKPSIEDAKDFNLSLKNGSVIMFSKDNSREHEIYNISNLDKFIDSFNSGEEAYVRVIKGSLKLDGTFILNKLDEYETDGKYIKTTSYDVSSDKNELIGGKPIYAAKITKTVLDDGIRYSICDSKDTPDDMGATVISFGNDDVKN; via the coding sequence ATGAAAAGATGGACATTGTCAATTATTATTATAACACTAATTCTAAATATCAATGGATGTACAGCAAATAGAAGTGGTCATAATGATACAAACAATCAGGAAGGAACCTTAAATGAAATTAATTCAACTAATGTAGAAAGTAATTTTAATAAAAATAATCAAGAGGAAAATAAAAAATTATCATTTAACGAATTAATTAATTTAGATAAACCTAGTATAGAAGATGCTAAAGATTTTAATTTATCATTAAAAAATGGTAGTGTGATAATGTTTTCAAAAGATAATAGTAGGGAGCACGAAATATACAATATATCAAATTTGGATAAATTTATTGATTCATTTAATTCTGGTGAAGAAGCTTATGTACGTGTCATAAAAGGTAGTTTAAAATTAGATGGCACATTTATATTGAATAAATTAGATGAATATGAAACTGATGGTAAATATATTAAAACTACATCGTATGATGTGTCTTCTGATAAAAATGAATTAATAGGAGGAAAACCAATATATGCAGCAAAAATAACAAAAACAGTTCTAGATGATGGCATTAGATATTCTATATGTGACAGCAAGGATACGCCAGACGATATGGGGGCAACTGTTATCAGCTTTGGTAATGATGATGTTAAAAATTAA
- a CDS encoding helix-turn-helix transcriptional regulator produces MSFGQNLQFLRKMHKKMTQEELAEKMNVSRQTISKWEMDCAFPEMEKAIALCNLFSCSLDEMVLGNIDLDNEAYTNIRVEKVSSFQYVKYEVISPQPEEDAKKHIYDWAINSGIKQPEIIGWDFPFASQEQINVYHMHGYVAALIIPKYSEIECSKKITQSDQLYAIITIKDPFKSPFTIIPNAYKTLMRYMEVNGLHHKENKEILSCFEKEYNKNGSDYMEVYIAIE; encoded by the coding sequence ATGAGTTTTGGACAAAATTTACAATTTCTTAGAAAAATGCATAAAAAAATGACGCAGGAAGAATTAGCTGAAAAAATGAATGTATCTAGGCAAACAATATCAAAATGGGAAATGGACTGTGCCTTTCCAGAAATGGAAAAGGCCATTGCACTTTGCAATCTTTTTTCTTGCTCTTTAGATGAAATGGTATTAGGAAATATAGATTTGGATAATGAAGCTTATACTAATATTCGTGTAGAAAAAGTATCTTCCTTCCAATATGTAAAATATGAAGTGATTAGTCCTCAGCCAGAAGAAGATGCAAAAAAACATATTTATGATTGGGCTATTAATTCTGGTATTAAGCAGCCTGAGATTATTGGTTGGGATTTCCCCTTTGCTTCTCAGGAACAAATAAATGTATACCATATGCATGGATACGTAGCTGCACTTATAATACCTAAATATTCAGAAATAGAATGTTCTAAAAAAATTACACAGTCAGATCAACTTTATGCAATAATTACAATTAAAGATCCATTTAAATCACCATTTACAATAATTCCTAACGCATACAAAACACTTATGCGTTATATGGAGGTGAATGGACTACATCATAAAGAAAATAAAGAAATCCTTTCATGTTTCGAAAAAGAATATAATAAAAATGGTAGTGATTACATGGAGGTATATATTGCTATTGAATAA
- a CDS encoding cupin domain-containing protein, with product MSNNDKYIDDGSWFIYVPKNKIFDGAKCDFRGDIESNTSMIKDYGPKPYVVNIDEATKENNNFRIALWTGNHLQVTLMSIKVNDDIGVEIHEDTDQFIRIEDGQGIVKMGKSKDNWDFEKKFEDDFAIMIPAGTWHNIINTGDKPLKVYSIYAPPHHKRGVVHVNKEDE from the coding sequence ATGAGTAATAATGATAAGTATATAGATGACGGTTCTTGGTTTATATATGTTCCAAAGAATAAGATTTTTGATGGAGCAAAATGTGACTTTAGAGGTGATATAGAGAGTAATACAAGTATGATTAAGGATTATGGTCCAAAGCCTTATGTAGTTAATATTGATGAAGCTACTAAGGAAAATAATAATTTCCGTATAGCATTATGGACAGGAAATCATCTTCAAGTTACATTGATGAGTATTAAAGTGAATGATGATATAGGTGTAGAAATTCATGAAGATACTGATCAGTTTATACGTATTGAGGACGGACAAGGAATAGTCAAAATGGGAAAAAGCAAAGATAATTGGGATTTTGAAAAAAAGTTTGAAGATGATTTTGCAATAATGATACCTGCTGGTACTTGGCACAACATTATAAATACAGGTGACAAACCACTTAAAGTATACTCTATCTATGCACCACCTCATCATAAACGTGGCGTAGTTCATGTCAATAAAGAGGATGAATAA
- a CDS encoding flavin monoamine oxidase family protein, with translation MVRSNEYIPPINPKYEERLKMLKIALEEVNRPEDFDNLVELLAPPIDITNINSTGKCKGIKVGIIGGGVAGLASAFELRKLGFNITIFETEYSRIGGRIYTYYFDKRKKLYGELGAMRIPISHETVWHYIDLFNLKTRPFIQNDENTFIYVRNKRARNDLEGKSVMEKIYPEFNLTPEERRTPWQEMLKYTLSRNLLKISPSIRKELIEIKENYNRILEYFDSLNIREVFEEMGLSKGAIDMLSGVNSFLGNFYYNSYFENLQDEYTVNYAYRYEIVNGYVKIPLAFYNSLMEKDPKEYSNIKAEDLGKVFLKNGKTVIGIYKSDKNNKVVLRYKDERTLEVKNEEFDFVICTIPFSSLRNVEIYPMFSNEKMQAIKELNYASIQKTAFVCKERFWQRGGPHEKIIGGGSYTDEVVGSIWYPFYDDSRKIENRKKFNKKKNYRNNRGILLSSYNLNQDAIRLGNLEESRRFELIKRQVENVHGLQEGELDSIVEDYKTVLWDKEKGFYGGVCYNKPGQQKLFLYASAKPEYDNRVYFAGEHVSVSHGWVQGALSSAMKAANDIAEYCKVMSSNSMK, from the coding sequence TTGGTCAGGAGTAATGAATATATACCACCAATTAATCCCAAATATGAAGAAAGATTAAAAATGTTAAAAATTGCATTAGAAGAAGTAAACCGTCCTGAAGATTTTGATAATTTAGTAGAGTTACTTGCTCCTCCTATAGATATTACCAACATTAATTCAACAGGAAAGTGTAAAGGAATTAAGGTGGGAATAATAGGTGGTGGAGTAGCTGGCCTAGCTTCTGCCTTTGAATTAAGAAAGCTTGGATTTAATATTACAATATTTGAAACTGAATATAGTAGAATTGGAGGTAGGATTTATACTTATTATTTTGATAAACGTAAAAAGTTATATGGTGAACTTGGAGCTATGAGAATACCCATAAGTCATGAAACCGTATGGCACTATATAGATCTCTTTAATTTAAAAACAAGACCATTTATTCAGAATGATGAAAATACGTTTATTTATGTTAGAAATAAACGAGCAAGAAATGATTTAGAAGGAAAAAGTGTTATGGAAAAAATATATCCAGAATTTAATTTAACACCAGAAGAAAGAAGAACACCTTGGCAAGAGATGCTTAAATATACACTATCAAGGAATCTTTTAAAGATAAGTCCGTCTATAAGAAAAGAATTGATAGAGATTAAAGAAAACTATAATCGTATACTTGAATATTTTGATAGTTTAAATATTAGAGAAGTATTTGAAGAAATGGGATTAAGTAAAGGTGCAATTGATATGCTCTCAGGAGTTAATTCTTTTTTGGGCAATTTTTACTACAATAGTTATTTTGAAAATCTTCAAGATGAGTATACAGTGAATTATGCTTATAGATATGAGATAGTAAATGGATATGTGAAAATACCACTAGCATTTTATAATTCTTTGATGGAAAAAGATCCAAAAGAATATTCTAATATAAAGGCAGAAGATTTAGGAAAAGTTTTTTTGAAAAATGGAAAAACAGTTATTGGAATATATAAATCAGATAAAAATAATAAGGTAGTTCTTAGATATAAAGATGAGAGAACGTTAGAAGTTAAAAATGAAGAATTCGATTTTGTAATTTGTACTATTCCATTTTCAAGTCTTCGTAATGTGGAAATATATCCTATGTTTAGTAATGAAAAAATGCAAGCAATAAAAGAACTTAACTATGCATCAATTCAAAAGACAGCATTTGTATGTAAGGAAAGGTTTTGGCAACGTGGAGGACCTCATGAAAAGATAATTGGTGGAGGATCCTATACAGATGAAGTTGTTGGAAGTATATGGTATCCGTTTTATGATGATAGTAGAAAGATAGAAAATAGAAAGAAATTTAATAAAAAGAAAAATTATCGTAATAATAGAGGAATTTTATTATCATCCTATAACTTGAATCAAGATGCTATTCGTTTAGGTAATTTAGAAGAAAGCAGACGTTTTGAATTAATAAAGCGACAAGTTGAAAATGTTCATGGCTTACAAGAAGGGGAATTAGATAGCATAGTAGAAGATTATAAAACTGTTCTTTGGGATAAAGAAAAGGGGTTTTATGGAGGTGTTTGTTATAATAAGCCAGGCCAGCAAAAACTTTTTTTGTATGCATCAGCTAAACCAGAATATGATAATAGAGTATATTTTGCTGGAGAGCATGTTTCAGTTAGCCACGGATGGGTACAAGGGGCTTTAAGTAGTGCTATGAAAGCAGCTAATGATATAGCTGAATATTGTAAAGTTATGAGTTCTAATTCTATGAAGTAA
- a CDS encoding TIGR04076 family protein → MKKWYDEEYEFEIEVIGFLNSDHTERYCRNGEEVGDKYICTYGCPVNTEGQGICSKVMMILFPIMEAVRSGGDLENIGGNGKYSKEFVCPDGCVMFRLTAKKLGNENFYKGKFFG, encoded by the coding sequence ATGAAAAAATGGTATGATGAGGAATACGAATTTGAAATTGAGGTAATAGGATTTCTTAACAGTGATCACACCGAGCGGTATTGTAGAAATGGTGAAGAAGTAGGAGATAAGTACATCTGTACATATGGCTGTCCTGTAAATACAGAAGGGCAGGGTATTTGTTCAAAAGTAATGATGATTTTGTTTCCAATCATGGAAGCTGTCCGAAGTGGTGGAGATTTAGAGAACATAGGTGGGAATGGAAAATATAGCAAGGAATTTGTATGCCCAGATGGTTGTGTTATGTTCAGGTTGACAGCAAAGAAACTTGGAAACGAGAACTTTTATAAGGGGAAGTTTTTCGGTTAA
- a CDS encoding hemolysin family protein — METEPGPTNVTAQIILIVILTLINAFFASAEMAIVSINKNKVKHLAEEGNKKATILLKLMEEPTKFLSTIQVGITLAGFFSSASAATGLSGTFGELLKSIGIPYSNEIALVVVTVILSYITLVFGELFPKRIALQNAEAIAMFSVKPILFVSKVTLPFIKLLSLSTNLLIKLFGFNVDGLDEKVSKEEIKSMVEVGQEHGVINETEKEMIDSIFEFDDKLAYEVMTPRTNVYLINIDIPLSEYIDELIEERYSRVPVYEGDTDNIIGILYMKDFFIEARKFGFDNVDIRSILQEPYFIPETKNIDELFKELQSCKKHMAILIDEYGGFSGIVSIEDLIEEIMGEIEDEYDEEVSTIKKIDSNIFMVDGLIPLDEFNEKFHTNIEANNYDTIGGFVIDKLGRIPSSVDNEHNVEHDNLVLKIDEIKEKRINRIKVYIQA, encoded by the coding sequence ATGGAAACCGAACCCGGGCCTACGAATGTAACAGCTCAAATTATTTTAATAGTCATTTTAACATTAATTAATGCATTTTTTGCCTCAGCAGAAATGGCTATTGTATCAATTAACAAAAATAAGGTGAAACACCTTGCTGAGGAAGGTAACAAAAAAGCAACTATATTACTAAAATTAATGGAAGAGCCTACAAAATTTTTATCAACAATTCAAGTTGGTATAACTCTTGCAGGATTCTTTTCAAGTGCATCAGCAGCTACTGGATTATCAGGGACTTTTGGAGAATTATTAAAAAGCATTGGTATTCCATATAGCAATGAAATAGCTTTAGTTGTAGTTACTGTGATACTATCTTATATAACTTTAGTTTTTGGTGAATTATTTCCAAAAAGAATTGCTTTGCAAAATGCAGAGGCAATTGCTATGTTTTCTGTTAAACCAATTTTATTTGTATCAAAGGTGACATTGCCTTTTATAAAACTTTTATCATTATCTACAAATCTACTGATAAAATTATTTGGTTTTAATGTAGATGGTTTAGATGAAAAAGTATCAAAAGAAGAAATAAAGTCAATGGTTGAAGTTGGACAAGAACATGGTGTAATAAATGAAACTGAAAAAGAAATGATAGATAGTATATTTGAGTTCGATGACAAATTAGCTTATGAAGTTATGACTCCAAGAACTAATGTATATTTAATTAATATAGATATTCCGTTAAGTGAATATATAGATGAACTCATTGAAGAAAGGTATTCAAGAGTACCAGTTTATGAAGGTGATACTGACAATATAATAGGTATTCTTTATATGAAAGATTTCTTTATTGAAGCTAGAAAATTTGGTTTTGATAATGTTGATATTAGGTCAATATTGCAAGAACCTTACTTTATACCAGAGACTAAGAATATTGATGAATTATTTAAAGAATTGCAGTCTTGTAAGAAACATATGGCTATATTAATAGACGAATATGGTGGATTTTCAGGAATAGTCTCAATTGAAGATTTGATTGAAGAAATTATGGGTGAGATAGAAGATGAATATGATGAAGAAGTATCAACTATTAAAAAAATAGATTCAAATATATTTATGGTAGATGGATTAATACCCTTAGATGAATTTAATGAAAAATTCCATACAAATATCGAAGCTAACAATTATGATACAATAGGGGGATTTGTGATCGATAAATTAGGTAGAATTCCTTCAAGTGTTGATAATGAACATAATGTTGAGCATGATAATTTAGTATTAAAAATAGATGAAATAAAAGAAAAGAGAATTAATAGAATTAAAGTATATATTCAAGCATAA
- a CDS encoding type 1 glutamine amidotransferase family protein translates to MKKTILFVILQQYADWEAAYLSSGINMLGDGSYEIKTVSLTNESIASIGGVHTVPDYDIKSIPSEYEALILIGGMTWRNEKAKQVKPLVEECFKKGKVIGGICDASAFLGTVGVLNNVNHTSNDLNDLKEWAGKSYTGEEKYIMQQAVSDKNVITANGTAALEFAKEVMLTLKVVPENNIIEWYNFHKLGYYNAVMHEK, encoded by the coding sequence ATGAAGAAGACTATTTTATTTGTTATATTACAACAGTATGCAGATTGGGAAGCAGCTTATCTATCATCAGGTATTAATATGCTAGGAGATGGAAGTTATGAAATTAAAACAGTATCTTTAACTAATGAAAGTATTGCATCAATAGGGGGGGTTCATACAGTTCCTGATTATGATATTAAATCAATTCCTTCAGAGTATGAAGCTTTAATTTTAATTGGTGGAATGACATGGAGAAATGAAAAGGCGAAACAGGTAAAACCTTTAGTAGAAGAGTGTTTTAAGAAAGGCAAAGTGATAGGAGGTATTTGCGATGCTTCAGCATTTCTTGGTACAGTAGGGGTTTTGAATAATGTAAATCATACAAGTAACGATTTAAATGACTTAAAGGAATGGGCAGGAAAGTCCTATACAGGAGAAGAAAAATATATTATGCAGCAAGCTGTAAGTGATAAAAACGTTATTACTGCAAATGGTACAGCAGCTTTAGAATTTGCTAAAGAAGTAATGTTAACTTTAAAAGTTGTACCAGAGAATAACATCATAGAATGGTATAACTTCCATAAACTTGGCTACTATAATGCTGTTATGCATGAGAAGTAA
- a CDS encoding CatA-like O-acetyltransferase, whose product MGLNIIDMNTWDRRECFNHFFNNAKCTYSITVNIDITNLYKYIKNNKLRFYPTFTWVVSKVINKYKEFKMSFDEEGRLGFFDEIGPSYSVLNDKTKVMSDLYTSFDNVFIKFYKYMENSLNSYKKDNKFTTTFQNNFFIVSCLPWFNYTSFNVNNEGSNPFLFPMVTWGKFFEENNKIIMPLTIQVHHAVADGYHCSLFFSDVEEISRNPEQYLK is encoded by the coding sequence ATGGGGCTTAATATAATTGATATGAATACTTGGGACAGGAGGGAATGTTTTAATCATTTCTTTAATAATGCAAAATGTACATACAGTATAACTGTAAATATTGATATTACAAATCTTTATAAGTACATAAAAAATAACAAATTGAGATTCTATCCAACTTTTACATGGGTTGTTTCAAAAGTTATAAACAAATATAAAGAATTCAAAATGTCATTTGATGAAGAAGGTAGATTAGGATTTTTTGATGAAATTGGGCCAAGTTATTCTGTATTAAATGATAAGACTAAAGTGATGAGTGATTTATATACATCATTTGATAATGTATTTATAAAATTCTATAAATATATGGAAAATTCTTTAAATAGTTATAAAAAAGACAATAAATTTACGACAACCTTTCAAAATAATTTTTTTATTGTTTCATGCTTGCCTTGGTTTAATTACACATCTTTTAATGTAAACAATGAAGGCAGTAACCCATTTTTATTTCCAATGGTAACATGGGGAAAGTTTTTTGAAGAAAACAATAAAATTATTATGCCATTAACAATTCAGGTTCATCATGCAGTTGCAGATGGATATCACTGTTCATTATTCTTTTCAGATGTAGAAGAAATATCACGAAATCCAGAACAATATTTAAAGTGA
- a CDS encoding TIGR04104 family putative zinc finger protein codes for MKYCPNCGTKFLYKERLKSWNRQYNEIHCSSCSAEYKKNNRIATGLSVFISCFISLIILNEINLEIEVYVIKLALVAVIAFISCFIILYLLNLFIKYERVK; via the coding sequence GTGAAATATTGTCCTAATTGTGGTACTAAATTTTTATATAAAGAGAGATTAAAGTCTTGGAATAGACAATATAATGAAATTCATTGCTCTAGTTGTAGTGCAGAATATAAAAAGAATAATAGGATAGCTACTGGATTAAGTGTATTTATTAGCTGCTTCATATCATTGATAATTTTAAATGAAATTAATTTAGAAATTGAAGTATATGTAATAAAGCTAGCATTAGTAGCTGTAATTGCATTTATTTCATGCTTTATAATATTATATTTGCTTAATTTGTTCATAAAATATGAAAGAGTTAAATAG
- a CDS encoding HAMP domain-containing protein — translation MKKKFFWKYLLVEEDDTYITEFDKIISDIKYDQWEEFKNNLESYRNVRKGVVYAVNSNNLQEAKNQYIEMESITEKVFDSINNVVETNLNYANAANESNHSTYIKSRMIMLVLNIFGILLAIMLGIIIARDIIKPLEKIKKFAENLALYDFSVPIFITRKDEFGQTGVALNRAQKNVNELVKIIIQETHDMSASSQELSATVEEVSATAININEAINNIAQEMEGASTTSEEISAAVEEMDSGINALSNKAIEGSNNSYKFKEKATKVKYNSKKAIEETGILYKQKQDKMLKAI, via the coding sequence ATGAAGAAAAAATTCTTTTGGAAGTATCTTCTTGTAGAAGAGGATGATACATATATAACAGAATTTGATAAGATAATTTCAGATATAAAATATGATCAGTGGGAAGAATTTAAAAATAATTTAGAGTCATATAGAAATGTTAGAAAAGGTGTAGTTTATGCTGTTAATTCTAATAATTTGCAGGAAGCAAAAAATCAATATATCGAAATGGAATCAATAACAGAAAAGGTGTTTGACAGCATTAACAATGTAGTGGAAACAAATTTAAATTATGCAAATGCAGCAAATGAAAGTAATCACTCAACTTACATAAAATCAAGGATGATTATGCTTGTATTAAATATTTTTGGAATATTATTAGCAATTATGCTTGGAATTATAATTGCAAGAGATATAATTAAACCACTGGAGAAGATTAAAAAATTTGCTGAAAATTTAGCTCTATATGATTTTTCAGTACCAATTTTTATAACAAGAAAAGATGAATTTGGACAAACAGGTGTAGCTTTAAATAGAGCTCAAAAAAATGTAAATGAATTAGTTAAAATAATAATACAAGAAACACATGATATGAGTGCATCAAGCCAAGAATTATCAGCAACAGTTGAAGAAGTATCAGCAACAGCTATAAATATTAATGAAGCTATAAATAATATTGCACAAGAGATGGAGGGAGCAAGTACAACTTCTGAAGAAATTAGTGCAGCGGTTGAAGAAATGGATTCGGGAATTAATGCACTTTCTAATAAGGCAATAGAAGGAAGTAACAATTCTTATAAATTTAAAGAAAAAGCAACAAAGGTTAAGTACAATAGCAAAAAAGCTATTGAGGAGACCGGCATACTATACAAACAAAAGCAAGACAAAATGTTGAAAGCTATTTAA
- a CDS encoding winged helix-turn-helix transcriptional regulator, producing MSMKNFEKSDLTDIKSTPFGYTLSIIGGKWKMIIMFWLIEHDVLRYGELKRCIGQISDKILNNQLKELERDGIITRKEYPQIPPKVEYSLSKRGLSLMPILEEMCKWGEQNKINL from the coding sequence ATGAGTATGAAAAATTTTGAAAAATCTGATTTAACTGACATAAAATCTACACCATTTGGATATACGCTTTCAATTATAGGCGGTAAGTGGAAAATGATTATAATGTTTTGGTTAATAGAACATGATGTATTAAGATATGGCGAATTAAAAAGATGTATTGGACAAATAAGCGATAAAATCCTTAATAACCAGCTAAAAGAACTGGAACGTGATGGTATTATTACAAGAAAAGAATATCCTCAAATCCCACCTAAAGTTGAATATTCCCTTTCCAAAAGGGGCTTATCATTAATGCCCATTTTAGAAGAAATGTGTAAATGGGGAGAACAAAATAAAATAAACTTATAA